The Blastopirellula marina genome has a window encoding:
- a CDS encoding STAS domain-containing protein — protein MSDQKRLKVTEVEDVTVVEFKDRKILDDVQIQEIGQEFNDLVEVDKKRSILLNFSHVEFLSSSALGKLISLDKQVKQQDGHLKMSNIRPEIMEVFAITRLNKLFDIKDDVPDALAAFRG, from the coding sequence ATGTCGGACCAAAAGCGCCTCAAAGTAACCGAGGTGGAGGACGTCACCGTAGTCGAGTTCAAGGATCGTAAGATCCTGGATGACGTCCAGATACAAGAAATCGGGCAAGAATTTAACGACCTGGTCGAGGTCGATAAGAAGCGAAGCATTTTGCTGAACTTCTCCCATGTCGAATTCCTTTCGAGTTCGGCTTTGGGAAAGCTGATTAGCCTCGACAAGCAGGTGAAGCAGCAGGATGGGCATCTTAAGATGAGCAACATCCGTCCGGAAATTATGGAAGTATTTGCCATAACCCGGCTAAATAAGTTGTTTGATATTAAGGACGACGTTCCCGACGCATTGGCTGCCTTTCGTGGCTAA
- a CDS encoding ATP-binding protein has product MGDDNNWLWSSKETIPSDTAEGQRLIKELLTQLERAEWAMHDSFGIHLAAEEAIVNAIKHGNKQDPNKSVEVDMRVGKERVLIHITDEGPGFKPADVPDPTLDENLDVPSGRGVMLIKAYMTEVSYNEKGNSVKMVKNRSA; this is encoded by the coding sequence ATGGGCGATGACAACAACTGGCTTTGGTCGAGCAAGGAAACAATTCCTAGTGATACGGCCGAAGGACAGCGTCTCATTAAAGAATTGCTGACTCAACTCGAGCGAGCCGAGTGGGCCATGCATGACAGCTTCGGTATCCACCTGGCCGCCGAAGAGGCCATCGTTAATGCAATCAAACATGGGAACAAGCAGGATCCGAATAAATCGGTTGAAGTCGACATGCGCGTCGGTAAAGAACGCGTCCTGATCCACATCACCGATGAAGGCCCTGGATTTAAACCTGCCGACGTCCCAGACCCAACCCTGGACGAAAACCTGGACGTCCCCTCCGGTCGCGGCGTTATGCTGATCAAGGCCTACATGACCGAGGTCTCGTATAACGAAAAAGGGAATTCGGTGAAGATGGTGAAAAACCGGTCCGCCTAG
- a CDS encoding NTP transferase domain-containing protein, with translation MKNLAIVQIDDEIMLAPGSPQDSGLLPSKLAARKLNSAPLIEWLVRRISEAELIEGIVVVMPDQPQYRDLVTLIPLDIPCHLSKKETPLARLADAARKYPSESIVRVPLETPFCDPVLIDRLLITAQMHGDKDYVGYCLEDGCPACQSSIGLFSEWIRSSALAKANREVKSQGDAYRVDSSFLNYPELFALEMIPVPDSLNREDLRFSVANDEDWEELLAIVDALGAETLHWQDVVRIIDAQPPIRQRMAERNRLIA, from the coding sequence ATGAAAAATCTCGCCATCGTCCAGATCGACGACGAAATCATGTTGGCACCTGGATCTCCCCAAGATTCCGGCCTGTTGCCCAGCAAACTTGCCGCTCGCAAGCTGAACTCTGCTCCCCTCATCGAATGGCTCGTTCGTCGTATTTCCGAAGCGGAGTTGATCGAAGGAATTGTGGTGGTCATGCCCGATCAACCGCAATATCGCGACCTCGTTACCCTTATTCCGCTAGACATTCCTTGCCACCTGAGCAAGAAGGAAACTCCCCTGGCCCGCCTGGCCGATGCAGCCCGGAAGTATCCTTCCGAATCGATCGTCCGCGTGCCGCTGGAAACACCTTTCTGCGATCCCGTGCTGATTGACCGCCTGCTGATCACGGCACAGATGCACGGCGATAAAGACTACGTGGGTTACTGCCTGGAAGATGGCTGCCCCGCTTGCCAGTCGTCGATCGGGCTATTTTCAGAGTGGATTCGTAGTTCGGCGCTGGCCAAAGCCAATCGCGAAGTGAAATCGCAAGGGGACGCCTATCGAGTCGACAGTTCGTTCCTCAACTATCCGGAACTGTTCGCCCTGGAAATGATTCCGGTTCCCGATTCGCTCAACCGAGAAGATCTCCGTTTTTCCGTCGCCAACGACGAAGACTGGGAAGAATTGCTCGCGATTGTCGATGCCCTGGGGGCCGAGACACTTCACTGGCAAGACGTGGTGCGAATCATCGACGCCCAGCCCCCCATCCGCCAGCGAATGGCCGAGCGTAATCGCCTGATCGCCTAA
- a CDS encoding arylsulfatase: MSTTKTALAFIAALLLATSVRAQQKSADDSSPDLLRGFKGKIELDVRDSQPDWKPFMPPKAPEGAPNILFILYDDTGQAAWSPYGGRLSMPTLDSLAADGLIYTNWHTTSLCSPTRSTLQTGRTHWMNGYANISEGAEGFPGYSTRFPKEVTTISEVLQANGYATLWLGKDHNVPEVDVAPGGYRGEWPLQKGWDRFYGFLGGETNQWYPDLVKDNDFIDQPYMPEDGYHLSKDLADQAIEMLRNKNASNPSKPFFMWFNPGANHAPHQAPKEWIAKYKGKFDDGYDAYREWVTKRMKEKGIIPENTVNTAVNPLPKDEANPLDYVRPWDSLNDQEKQLFNRMAEVWAAYSSYTDYEIGRVIDYLKETGQYENTLIIYAADNGTSGEGSPNGSVNENKFFNSFPDSLEDNMKYIDKLGSPDTYEHFPTGWAAAFSAPYKFFKRYSEYEGGTADPLVISWPKGIKARGELRHQYHHSTDIVPTLLEITGLKMPEFNHGVKQYPLYGVSMAYTFDAKPNDPTHKKVQIYEMFGTRGIWKDGWHAASVHVPMGNKSHFDSDKWELYNMEEDRSQSNNLADKYPEKLKELKDLWMQQAKENNVLPLDDRFPVTIAGLPRPSEEPPHDTYKYYPDTEPVSESVAVNVRGRSYKILANVEITDKTEGVIFAMGSRFGGHSLFIKDNKLYYVYNFLGIKPEQVFESDVTLKPGKYTVGMEFEKTGQGEHSEFLGETKLYIDDKVVASGKMRTQPGKFTLSGEGLCVGYDSGDAVSTLYKAPGKFTGGKIQGVAVSVKGEPYLNLEQEAKRLMLKW, from the coding sequence ATGAGTACTACAAAAACAGCCCTCGCTTTTATAGCGGCACTGCTGCTTGCTACTTCGGTGCGGGCGCAACAAAAATCAGCCGACGATTCCTCACCCGATCTTCTTCGAGGGTTTAAAGGCAAGATCGAGCTGGACGTCCGTGATTCCCAACCGGACTGGAAGCCCTTCATGCCCCCAAAGGCACCCGAAGGAGCCCCCAATATCCTTTTCATACTATACGACGACACGGGCCAGGCGGCCTGGTCTCCCTACGGTGGCCGCCTCAGCATGCCGACGCTCGACAGCCTCGCCGCCGACGGGCTGATCTACACCAATTGGCATACCACCTCATTGTGCTCACCCACACGCTCCACGCTGCAGACCGGCCGCACCCACTGGATGAACGGGTATGCCAACATCAGCGAAGGCGCGGAGGGGTTCCCGGGCTACAGCACCCGCTTTCCCAAAGAGGTAACGACCATTTCCGAAGTGTTGCAGGCCAATGGCTACGCTACCTTGTGGCTCGGCAAGGACCACAATGTGCCGGAAGTCGACGTGGCACCGGGCGGGTATCGCGGCGAGTGGCCGCTGCAGAAGGGGTGGGATCGCTTCTACGGCTTCCTCGGCGGCGAGACCAACCAGTGGTATCCGGACCTGGTGAAGGACAACGACTTCATCGACCAGCCATACATGCCTGAGGATGGCTATCACTTATCCAAGGACCTCGCGGATCAGGCAATCGAGATGCTCCGCAACAAGAACGCCTCCAACCCGTCCAAGCCCTTCTTCATGTGGTTCAATCCTGGTGCCAACCATGCGCCCCACCAGGCTCCCAAGGAATGGATCGCGAAATACAAAGGCAAGTTCGACGACGGTTACGACGCCTATCGCGAATGGGTAACCAAACGCATGAAGGAGAAAGGCATCATCCCCGAAAATACCGTCAACACCGCTGTTAACCCCCTTCCCAAAGACGAAGCCAATCCGCTGGATTACGTACGCCCCTGGGATTCCCTGAACGACCAGGAAAAGCAACTCTTCAACCGCATGGCAGAGGTTTGGGCGGCCTATTCTTCCTACACCGATTATGAGATCGGTCGTGTCATCGACTACCTGAAGGAAACAGGCCAGTACGAAAACACCCTGATCATCTACGCTGCCGACAATGGTACCTCCGGAGAGGGCTCGCCCAATGGTTCGGTAAACGAGAACAAGTTCTTCAATAGTTTTCCGGACAGTCTCGAAGACAACATGAAGTACATCGACAAGCTAGGCAGCCCGGACACCTACGAGCATTTCCCAACCGGCTGGGCTGCGGCCTTCTCGGCACCGTACAAGTTCTTCAAACGCTACTCAGAGTACGAGGGGGGAACTGCGGATCCGCTAGTCATCAGCTGGCCCAAGGGGATCAAAGCACGTGGCGAGCTTCGCCACCAGTACCATCATTCGACGGATATCGTGCCGACGTTGCTGGAGATCACCGGTCTGAAAATGCCCGAGTTCAATCACGGCGTGAAGCAGTACCCGCTCTACGGCGTTTCCATGGCTTACACGTTTGATGCCAAGCCGAACGACCCGACGCATAAAAAGGTTCAGATCTACGAGATGTTCGGCACGCGGGGCATCTGGAAGGACGGCTGGCACGCGGCCTCCGTGCACGTTCCGATGGGCAACAAGAGCCACTTCGACAGCGACAAATGGGAACTCTACAACATGGAGGAGGACCGCTCTCAGTCCAACAATCTCGCCGACAAGTACCCGGAAAAGCTGAAGGAGCTCAAAGACCTCTGGATGCAACAGGCGAAAGAGAACAACGTGCTGCCACTGGATGATCGTTTTCCTGTGACGATTGCAGGGCTCCCGCGACCCAGTGAGGAACCTCCCCACGATACCTACAAGTATTACCCGGATACGGAACCTGTATCGGAAAGCGTGGCGGTCAACGTGCGAGGTCGTTCCTACAAGATCCTCGCCAACGTCGAGATCACCGACAAGACCGAAGGCGTGATCTTCGCGATGGGCTCCCGCTTTGGCGGTCATTCGCTGTTCATCAAGGACAATAAGCTCTACTACGTGTACAACTTCCTGGGCATCAAGCCCGAGCAGGTGTTCGAGTCCGACGTGACGCTGAAGCCGGGTAAATACACGGTAGGCATGGAGTTCGAGAAGACAGGCCAGGGCGAACACAGCGAGTTTCTGGGCGAGACCAAGCTGTATATCGACGACAAGGTGGTGGCGTCCGGCAAGATGCGCACCCAGCCGGGCAAGTTCACCCTTTCCGGTGAAGGCCTCTGCGTCGGTTACGACAGCGGTGATGCGGTGAGTACGTTGTACAAAGCTCCCGGCAAGTTCACCGGGGGTAAGATCCAAGGCGTTGCCGTATCGGTCAAGGGCGAGCCTTACTTGAACCTTGAACAGGAGGCCAAGCGCCTCATGTTGAAGTGGTAA
- a CDS encoding YecA family protein, which yields MTVREPKFAPQCHIKIRLKEKKLMHPQTYYGHLESIKGDAEAIDNEKRRLDKQIERQIQKVEQTLTPETVPGLLWSLNLKELQHVAPLVGIPVSDLMGHSRYLRALCAKVAFKSGAISEDPNTDELLEICGTLWQAFFYREMLDDLKDIDGAKDDRQQRMIAGMTSLLSAIQGELTYPEQARNRIDRLFSPFCSRVIQPALGVSVSQINAAFERIHRIVPERLESARKLMSPVYEHWEIFKQMAADGASNEELHHFMRNHPDHEKVGHEFADGVQTINECLLFAPRDLDGISDGHGKEFLEAFSFSPGEKNQDFQTPYDEDIVRSRPFARLEDGSFMLLDVCYCTYAPLTRLPECFDTPKLAAQLRKRRDAALEDEASRLFSTVLDSATRYRSYCIPVGPEGKLAERDLLLINGDTVFVVESKASPLRSVKKRDDKVSRLVTDVKKTIQAGYDQAVSVIEYLKSASGAVDLFDNKGNRVATIDTTKFDHFFPVVALDSYFGFIASDLECWMETAGDVSYPWVVDTDTLESIILKIDTLEKLTEFLAWRKTLHGLVTNEDEAVFAGFYLRHGAVAMPEDAEDGSTMVRLDADYADIFEAEYFKRQGIDVEMPPEETGPPVWSIMKRDGDVIDFSIGGKHFDSINIRTGQDAKQMRRDAAHAKKRTSGQKRPGRNAPCPCGSGRKYKKCCL from the coding sequence ATGACTGTCCGCGAACCCAAATTCGCGCCACAATGTCATATCAAGATCAGACTCAAAGAGAAAAAACTCATGCATCCACAGACCTATTACGGACACCTCGAATCGATCAAGGGCGATGCTGAGGCCATTGACAACGAGAAGCGGCGGCTCGACAAGCAAATCGAACGTCAGATTCAGAAGGTTGAACAAACGCTAACGCCTGAAACGGTTCCCGGCCTCTTATGGAGCTTAAACCTGAAGGAGCTTCAGCACGTTGCGCCTTTGGTTGGTATTCCAGTATCTGATTTAATGGGGCACTCCCGATATCTTCGAGCACTTTGTGCCAAAGTAGCTTTTAAGTCTGGGGCGATCTCCGAAGACCCGAATACGGACGAGCTACTGGAGATTTGCGGAACCCTGTGGCAAGCATTCTTTTATCGCGAAATGCTTGACGACCTCAAGGATATTGATGGAGCGAAAGACGATCGTCAACAACGGATGATTGCAGGTATGACAAGTCTCTTGAGTGCGATCCAAGGAGAGTTAACGTACCCAGAGCAGGCACGGAATCGAATTGACCGCTTGTTCTCTCCGTTTTGTTCCCGTGTAATTCAGCCTGCACTCGGCGTGAGCGTCTCGCAAATAAACGCCGCTTTTGAGCGAATTCACCGTATTGTCCCAGAGAGACTTGAATCTGCTCGAAAGTTGATGTCGCCAGTATACGAGCACTGGGAGATTTTCAAGCAGATGGCTGCGGACGGTGCGAGTAATGAAGAACTACACCATTTCATGCGCAACCACCCAGATCATGAGAAAGTCGGACATGAGTTTGCCGATGGTGTTCAGACGATAAACGAATGCCTTTTATTCGCTCCACGAGATCTTGACGGTATTTCGGATGGTCACGGGAAAGAATTTCTTGAGGCGTTCTCGTTTTCTCCTGGGGAGAAGAATCAAGATTTTCAAACACCGTATGACGAAGACATTGTTCGGTCACGACCCTTCGCACGACTTGAGGACGGATCGTTCATGTTGCTTGATGTTTGTTATTGCACCTATGCGCCGCTCACGAGATTGCCGGAGTGCTTCGACACGCCGAAGCTCGCTGCTCAGCTACGAAAGCGACGAGACGCCGCACTAGAAGATGAAGCGTCGAGACTTTTTTCAACTGTTCTTGATTCCGCGACGCGCTACCGAAGCTATTGCATACCGGTCGGCCCAGAAGGGAAGCTTGCTGAACGGGACCTTTTACTCATAAATGGTGATACGGTCTTTGTGGTTGAGAGCAAGGCATCTCCACTTCGATCCGTGAAGAAACGCGACGACAAAGTTTCTCGACTTGTTACCGATGTAAAAAAGACCATCCAGGCGGGCTATGACCAAGCAGTGAGTGTGATCGAGTACCTAAAGTCCGCGAGTGGGGCTGTCGATCTGTTCGACAACAAAGGCAACAGAGTTGCAACGATCGACACCACGAAATTTGACCATTTTTTTCCGGTCGTTGCCCTTGATTCGTACTTCGGTTTCATAGCATCCGATTTGGAATGCTGGATGGAAACAGCGGGCGATGTTAGTTATCCTTGGGTTGTCGACACTGACACGCTGGAGTCCATCATTCTAAAGATTGATACACTAGAAAAGTTGACGGAGTTCTTGGCGTGGAGAAAGACCCTTCATGGACTCGTAACGAATGAAGACGAAGCAGTTTTCGCCGGATTCTATTTGCGGCATGGTGCCGTAGCGATGCCTGAGGATGCGGAAGATGGTTCAACAATGGTGCGACTCGATGCAGACTACGCCGACATCTTTGAAGCGGAGTACTTTAAGAGGCAAGGAATCGATGTTGAAATGCCACCGGAAGAAACAGGACCTCCAGTGTGGTCGATAATGAAGCGAGATGGAGACGTAATTGATTTCTCGATCGGCGGAAAACATTTCGACTCCATTAACATCAGAACGGGGCAAGACGCAAAGCAGATGCGTAGAGATGCTGCTCATGCGAAGAAACGCACGTCTGGGCAAAAGCGGCCAGGACGCAATGCACCTTGTCCTTGTGGAAGCGGACGAAAATACAAGAAATGCTGCCTGTGA
- a CDS encoding response regulator: MSTSNPSRGRVLVCDDSMLMRKLVIDSLTEDGWTLAGEAQNGKEACEKYQELRPDAVTMDIVMPEHDGIYGLEQIINHDPDAKVVMVSALNQTSLVAESVRKGAQDFMVKPFLPEHLQETMRRLVDANLQA, from the coding sequence ATGAGTACATCTAATCCTTCACGTGGCCGAGTGCTTGTTTGTGATGATTCGATGTTGATGCGCAAACTGGTCATCGACTCGTTGACCGAAGACGGCTGGACCCTGGCAGGCGAAGCACAGAACGGCAAAGAAGCCTGTGAAAAGTACCAGGAACTTCGTCCTGACGCGGTAACCATGGATATTGTCATGCCAGAACATGATGGTATCTATGGACTGGAACAGATCATCAACCATGATCCGGACGCCAAGGTGGTCATGGTCAGCGCGTTGAATCAAACCTCGCTGGTGGCTGAATCGGTACGAAAAGGGGCTCAAGACTTCATGGTCAAGCCGTTTCTGCCTGAGCATCTTCAAGAAACCATGCGACGGCTGGTCGATGCCAATCTGCAGGCCTAG
- a CDS encoding HAD family hydrolase, with protein MPELKAVVFDMDGTILNTEMLYPQVSTEILRRRGLCLTKELTDAMMGRPAPKAFQVMIDWHDLVDSIETLYQESEEIFADILETSLGLMPGFTELFKSILEAGYPIAVCTSARRDTAIDLLGRFNITPELQFVIGGDDVKHGKPDPEIYLTAADRLGLVPSEIVVFEDSQTGCKAAIDAGTYAIAVPGDHSREHGFEGAQFVADTLHDRRIYERLDLRSPI; from the coding sequence ATGCCTGAATTGAAAGCGGTCGTCTTCGACATGGATGGGACGATCTTGAACACCGAGATGCTCTATCCGCAAGTATCTACCGAGATCCTGCGGCGTCGTGGCCTTTGCTTAACCAAGGAATTAACCGATGCCATGATGGGACGACCGGCTCCCAAGGCATTTCAGGTCATGATCGACTGGCACGACCTGGTCGACTCGATTGAAACGCTCTATCAAGAGTCGGAAGAGATCTTTGCCGACATCTTGGAAACGTCTCTGGGGCTGATGCCCGGTTTTACCGAGTTGTTCAAGTCCATTCTAGAAGCCGGATACCCCATCGCTGTTTGCACGAGCGCCCGGCGAGATACCGCGATCGACTTACTAGGACGCTTTAATATCACACCAGAACTTCAATTTGTGATTGGAGGCGATGACGTCAAGCATGGTAAGCCAGACCCCGAAATCTACTTAACAGCGGCCGATCGCCTGGGCCTGGTACCCAGCGAGATCGTGGTCTTCGAAGACAGCCAAACCGGTTGCAAGGCCGCCATCGATGCCGGCACTTATGCCATCGCGGTACCAGGCGACCACAGTCGCGAGCATGGTTTTGAAGGGGCCCAGTTCGTCGCCGATACGCTGCACGATCGACGTATATACGAACGACTTGATCTACGTTCTCCCATCTAA
- a CDS encoding MFS transporter, which produces MAPGAHEPTIREHDDELNNLSSMSFIGLVLTQFFGAANDNIFRWFAIGIGKEQQPEHVGTILMAGTACMVAPYLIFAPHAAYFADRYSKRSVIVACKIAEIVIMVLGIMLAWSGQLFWLFSVVFFLGAQSAMYGPAKLGAIPEILKTKHISSANGIIGLATVVATALGTVVGNLLSDWTHQGETNLWLAGLIMVGFAAVGIVTSLWIQNLPINQPDMKFPWNPFRSVIKDLKALRVNKAIFYVAMGSAFFWTLAALAQLNIDQFAAESGTTTQADVGPLLAVLVVGTAVGCILAGYWSQGHVEMGILPLGATGLAICSFLLFLCPSPIVGADGNWNFVFFVASFLLFFMGLSAGLFEVPLASFLQHRAPAEKRGTILAATNFLTFGGILIVSVVFSVLRTPVYEGNVNNVDQVAGLEISPEFSKQVRQKSDELRSDIVAGNPYDSPLDIAKSIASNEDEKTYAFASLLMTQLHQAFTDQNPIDRSEVIDKYPDYKQLVAEIYFQATNLPLMSSRQIFLLCGVVTIPILFYILYLLPQNSLRFLVWLASETFYRIRVHDRENLPAEGGALLVSNHVSWLDGVLLMLTSSRPVRMLVWGGNFKSEWFRRFVEYHGAILIDKGPKGIQKALQRGREAIENGELVCVFAEGGITRSGQIQGFKPGLLKMVEGTSAPVIPVFIDELWDSIFTFSDGKFFWKLPRSWQTPISIHFGEPIEPPYGIHVIRQAVQQLGAIAFERRVERVIPPAKTLLRVCKRRLFTSKVADTTGADLTGGVFLTRILVLRRLLKRHILKSRKEEQYVGVLLPPSVAGAAVNGALALDRRVAVNLNYTTSNEVMNYCIKKCGITSVLTSRRFMEKFEWDLDCEVVYLEDLKDKPTLWDKISCAFTAFVTPSWILDRAYGLNKIRPDDTLTVIFTSGSTGVPKGVQLTHANISSNVQAIQQMVHLNRQDVIIGILPFFHSFGYTVTLWTLFGIDVKSAYHFSPLEPKVIGNLTKKHRGTVILATPTFLRSYLRRVDKDDFATLQIVVAGAEKLPSDLCESFEEKFGVRPVEGYGATELSPLVSVNIPPARSIDNFQIDRKEGTVGRPIPNVAAKILDLDTGEAKGVNEPGMLYITGPNVMKGYLDQPEETAEVLKDGWYKTGDVALIDEEGFLKITGRVSRFSKIGGEMIPHVRIEEAIEQILGPCETEELAVAVTAVEHPTKGERIVVVHTPLQFTPEDICQRLKQAGLPNLFIPSTDSFMEVEKIPILGSGKLDLRELKAIATTRFATNGSAASSSSESN; this is translated from the coding sequence ATGGCCCCCGGCGCCCATGAGCCCACCATCCGAGAGCACGACGACGAACTAAATAACCTGTCGTCGATGAGCTTCATTGGACTGGTGTTGACGCAATTCTTTGGTGCCGCGAACGACAACATTTTCCGTTGGTTCGCCATTGGCATCGGCAAAGAACAGCAACCTGAACACGTAGGCACCATCCTGATGGCTGGTACCGCGTGCATGGTCGCGCCGTACCTTATTTTCGCACCTCATGCGGCCTATTTCGCCGATCGATATAGCAAACGTAGCGTCATTGTTGCCTGTAAGATCGCAGAAATTGTGATCATGGTGCTCGGCATTATGCTGGCCTGGAGCGGGCAGCTTTTCTGGTTGTTCAGCGTGGTCTTTTTTCTCGGTGCCCAAAGCGCCATGTATGGTCCGGCCAAGCTGGGTGCCATTCCCGAGATTCTCAAGACGAAGCACATTTCTTCCGCCAATGGAATCATCGGTCTGGCCACGGTGGTGGCTACCGCACTGGGGACTGTGGTTGGCAATTTGCTAAGTGACTGGACGCACCAGGGGGAAACCAACCTCTGGTTAGCCGGTCTCATTATGGTGGGCTTCGCGGCGGTCGGGATTGTGACCAGCTTGTGGATTCAGAACCTGCCGATCAATCAGCCCGATATGAAATTCCCCTGGAATCCATTTCGCAGCGTGATCAAGGATCTCAAAGCACTACGCGTCAACAAGGCCATCTTTTACGTGGCGATGGGCAGTGCGTTCTTCTGGACCCTGGCTGCCCTGGCGCAGTTGAATATCGACCAGTTCGCCGCCGAAAGCGGCACCACCACTCAGGCCGACGTCGGGCCACTCCTTGCCGTGCTGGTTGTCGGAACGGCTGTCGGCTGCATCCTGGCCGGTTATTGGTCTCAAGGTCACGTCGAAATGGGGATTCTCCCACTTGGTGCGACCGGCCTGGCGATTTGCTCGTTCCTGCTATTCCTCTGCCCTTCTCCGATTGTCGGTGCCGATGGGAACTGGAACTTCGTCTTCTTCGTAGCGAGCTTCCTGCTGTTTTTCATGGGGCTATCGGCAGGGTTATTTGAAGTGCCGTTGGCTTCGTTCCTGCAACATCGAGCGCCGGCCGAAAAGCGTGGCACCATTTTGGCCGCGACCAACTTCCTCACTTTTGGTGGCATTTTGATTGTCTCGGTGGTGTTCTCCGTTTTGCGAACGCCGGTCTATGAAGGCAACGTTAATAATGTCGATCAAGTTGCCGGCTTGGAGATCTCTCCGGAGTTCTCGAAACAGGTCCGGCAAAAGTCGGACGAGCTACGATCGGATATTGTCGCAGGAAACCCGTACGATTCGCCGCTAGACATAGCGAAGTCGATCGCATCGAATGAAGACGAAAAGACATACGCGTTCGCTTCGCTACTGATGACCCAGTTGCATCAGGCGTTCACAGATCAAAACCCGATTGATCGCAGTGAAGTGATCGACAAATACCCCGACTACAAGCAGCTCGTCGCCGAAATCTATTTCCAAGCGACCAACTTGCCGCTGATGAGTTCGCGGCAAATCTTCCTGCTGTGTGGTGTGGTAACCATCCCTATTCTTTTCTACATCCTGTACCTGCTTCCCCAGAACTCGCTTCGCTTTCTGGTGTGGTTGGCCAGCGAAACGTTCTACCGCATTCGCGTTCATGATCGCGAGAACCTGCCTGCCGAAGGGGGCGCACTTTTAGTTTCCAATCATGTCTCGTGGCTCGACGGCGTTCTGCTGATGCTCACCAGTAGCCGGCCTGTCCGCATGCTCGTTTGGGGTGGGAACTTCAAGAGCGAATGGTTCCGTCGGTTTGTCGAGTACCACGGAGCAATCCTCATCGACAAGGGGCCCAAGGGAATCCAAAAGGCGCTACAACGAGGACGCGAAGCGATCGAGAACGGAGAGTTGGTCTGCGTGTTCGCCGAAGGGGGCATCACGCGTAGCGGTCAGATTCAAGGCTTCAAGCCAGGTCTCTTGAAGATGGTCGAGGGAACGTCCGCTCCGGTCATACCGGTCTTCATTGATGAGCTTTGGGACAGCATTTTCACCTTCAGCGATGGCAAGTTCTTCTGGAAGCTTCCCCGTAGCTGGCAGACCCCCATCTCCATTCATTTTGGCGAGCCCATCGAGCCTCCGTACGGCATTCATGTCATCCGCCAGGCCGTCCAGCAGCTAGGAGCGATCGCTTTCGAGCGACGAGTTGAGCGAGTGATTCCCCCAGCGAAAACCCTCCTGCGCGTTTGCAAACGCAGACTCTTTACTTCCAAGGTAGCCGATACGACCGGTGCCGATCTGACCGGCGGTGTCTTTCTCACACGGATCCTCGTCCTGCGTCGTTTGCTCAAGCGACACATCCTCAAGTCACGTAAAGAAGAGCAATACGTCGGCGTCTTGCTGCCTCCTTCGGTCGCTGGTGCCGCGGTCAACGGGGCATTGGCCCTCGATCGCCGCGTGGCCGTGAATTTGAATTACACGACCAGCAACGAAGTGATGAACTACTGCATCAAAAAGTGCGGTATCACGTCGGTGCTGACCAGTCGTCGCTTCATGGAGAAGTTCGAGTGGGACCTCGACTGCGAGGTCGTCTACCTGGAAGACCTGAAAGACAAGCCGACCCTCTGGGATAAGATCAGCTGTGCGTTCACGGCTTTCGTGACTCCTAGCTGGATCCTCGATCGTGCGTACGGTCTGAACAAGATTCGCCCAGATGACACCCTGACGGTGATCTTTACGTCTGGCTCGACAGGCGTCCCCAAAGGGGTGCAGCTTACCCACGCGAACATTTCGTCGAACGTTCAGGCCATCCAGCAGATGGTGCACCTGAATCGTCAGGATGTCATTATCGGGATCCTGCCGTTCTTTCATTCGTTTGGCTACACCGTCACCCTATGGACCTTATTTGGTATCGACGTGAAGTCGGCCTATCACTTCAGCCCATTGGAACCGAAGGTGATCGGAAATCTGACCAAGAAGCACCGAGGCACGGTTATCTTGGCGACGCCAACCTTCCTCCGCAGCTACCTGCGCCGTGTCGATAAGGACGACTTCGCGACGCTGCAAATCGTTGTCGCCGGTGCGGAAAAGCTACCCAGCGACCTGTGCGAATCGTTCGAAGAGAAGTTCGGTGTTCGTCCTGTTGAAGGGTACGGAGCGACCGAACTGTCGCCGCTGGTTTCCGTGAACATCCCCCCTGCCCGCTCGATCGACAACTTCCAGATCGATCGCAAGGAAGGGACGGTAGGACGCCCCATCCCCAACGTGGCCGCCAAGATCCTCGATCTTGATACCGGCGAGGCCAAAGGGGTGAACGAACCTGGCATGCTATACATCACCGGTCCCAACGTCATGAAGGGTTACCTCGATCAGCCTGAGGAAACAGCCGAGGTACTGAAAGATGGATGGTACAAGACCGGCGACGTAGCGCTGATCGACGAAGAAGGCTTCTTGAAGATTACCGGACGTGTCAGCCGATTCTCGAAGATCGGTGGCGAGATGATCCCGCACGTTCGTATTGAAGAAGCGATCGAGCAGATCCTCGGCCCGTGTGAAACAGAAGAGCTGGCAGTGGCCGTTACAGCCGTCGAGCATCCTACCAAGGGAGAACGCATCGTAGTCGTGCACACGCCGCTGCAGTTCACGCCTGAGGATATCTGCCAGCGTCTGAAGCAGGCCGGGCTACCCAACCTCTTTATTCCATCCACCGATAGCTTCATGGAAGTCGAGAAGATTCCGATTCTCGGTTCCGGCAAGCTCGACCTGCGAGAGCTCAAGGCAATCGCTACAACGCGATTCGCAACCAATGGCTCGGCGGCGTCCTCTTCGAGTGAGTCGAATTAA